Proteins encoded in a region of the Pieris brassicae chromosome 3, ilPieBrab1.1, whole genome shotgun sequence genome:
- the LOC123706780 gene encoding pierisin-like: MAHSTSWSASRPVGCNLFSVFIGSSIAMSNRGPPNPITNGIQAAVIEWIRSLDLELISLLVSRSWPMSILDISEPRWRPTEVTDTDNVVRMDRRQRLLRWDRRPPNEIFLEGFVPIVTREDPDWEETDLYGFAKNNHPSVFVSTTKTQRDKKKYVWTPRSANRGIVYQYEIYAPGGVDVNESLLHGSRWPNQMEVAFPGGIQNIYIRSARELRNGRIQRIWINPNFLDPLELENIASSSRTPNVIWRRDHPDGGHKDSDGRSKRSASSDDDLMYGGAGDVEEDTFGDDFNPKPFPDGEFMIESIQNNNSFLDLTENESGGIIHSHVYNGGDNQIWVFSYDENKKAYKLKSKQNSSLLLSWNSNATSEEIILRGYTESGSDNEYWRFEQTDDYYKLRNLVNLDMIITAQNKSSAFGGKEVIVNSEINTSDERNSQAWKVNPISFQTIPDGDYHIFNLGMSDNVVDFSNQNDFLIHGENYMDNENQNWKFTYDSGKRAYKIWSGRRSNLLLSWNSNAASKEMVLRVYPESGSKNQYWRIERTGDESYRLRNLENLSLILMLTEVSNPYGGLNLIVQDDSDTNTNLHSNWNIKPIVYKYIPDGDYHIFNDNFPNIVVDFTNQEDSLIHGYNYFGSNNQKWAFIYDENKKAYKIISGVRSDLLLSWNSNAEPQEVVLRAYTESGSMNQYWRLDQANDGSYRLRNLISFYRLIALTDEDSPYGGRKLIVSGATENGNTWYIKEIGKVAVPNGKFRIATKPNYKKVIESNQNNDLIISDNLNLVTSEWELKYDSSRKAYNIYSSDVNNLGWIYQNKKYFVKLGNIDGPDHENWRYFWTIEYNMRSGCYLIRSLHAPSHAVGYAYNNSVITDTSTYSDNQLFHFIPI; encoded by the exons ATGGCTCATTCCACTTCGTGGTCCGCCAGCCGTCCAGTTGGTTGTAATTTGTTCAGCGTTTTCATCGGATCATCAATTGCAATGTCTA ATCGAGGACCACCCAACCCCATTACTAATGGTATTCAGGCAGCAGTGATAGAATGGATTAGATCTTTGGACTTGGAACTGATAAGTTTATTAGTGTCAAGGAGCTGGCCAATGTCAATATTAGATATTAGCGAACCTCGTTGGAGACCCACTGAAGTAACAGATACTGACAATGTTGTTAGGATGGATAGGAGGCAAAGGCTGCTTAGGTGGGATAGAAGACCgccaaatgaaatatttttagaaggaTTTGTACCCATTGTGACAAGGGAGGACCCGGATTGGGAAGAGACAGACTTATATGGTTTTGCAAAAAATAACCATCCTTCCGTCTTTGTTTCAACAACAAAAACTcaaagagataaaaaaaaatatgtttggaCACCGAGAAGTGCAAACCGCGGGATAGTATATCAATACGAAATTTATGCTCCTGGAGGAGTCGATGTCAATGAGTCTTTATTACATGGATCACGTTGGCCTAACCAAATGGAGGTTGCATTTCCTGGaggaatacaaaatatatacataagatCAGCAAGAGAGCTCCGTAATGGAAGAATTCAAAGAATATGGATAAACCCTAATTTTTTGGACCCACTCGAATTGGAAAACATTGCTTCTTCTTCAAGAACTCCTAATGTTATTTGGAGAAGAGACCACCCTGATGGTGGTCATAAAGACTCCGATGGACGTTCCAAGAGATCGGCCAGCTCGGATGATGACTTGATGTATGGTGGTGCAGGTGATGTAGAAGAAGATACGTTTGGTGATGATTTTAATCCAAAACCATTTCCAGATGGTGAATTTATGATTGAAAGTATACAGAATAATAACTCCTTTTTGGATTTAACTGAAAATGAATCAGGTGGAATTATTCACAGCCACGTATATAATGGCGGGGATAACCAAATATGGGTATTTAGTtatgatgaaaataaaaaggcttacaaattaaaaagtaagcAAAATTCCAGTTTATTGTTAAGTTGGAATAGTAATGCTACGTCTGAAGAAATAATTCTCCGGGGATACACCGAGAGTGGTAGCGACAACGAATACTGGCGATTTGAACAGACCGACGACTATTATAAACTTAGGAACCTTGTGAACTTAGATATGATAATAACCGCTCAAAATAAATCTAGTGCATTCGGCGGAAAAGAAGTTATTGTAAATTCTGAAATTAATACTTCTGATGAAAGAAACTCACAGGCATGGAAAGTTAATCCAATCTCTTTTCAGACGATCCCAGATGGtgattatcatatatttaatcttGGCATGTCCGACAATGTCGTAGACTTTTCTAACCAAAACGATTTCTTGATTCACGGTGAAAACTATATGGACAATGAAAATCAAAACTGGAAATTTACTTACGATAGTGGTAAGCGAGCTTATAAAATATGGAGTGGTCGAAGATCAAATCTTTTGTTGAGCTGGAATAGTAATGCTGCATCAAAAGAAATGGTTCTTCGAGTATATCCGGAGAGCGGAAGCAAGAACCAATATTGGCGCATCGAACGGACTGGCGATGAGTCTTATAGACTTAGGAATCTGGAAAACTTAAGTTTGATTTTAATGTTAACTGAAGTTAGCAATCCATATGGtggattaaatttaatagttcAAGATGATTCGGATACTAATACTAATCTACATTCAAACTGGAATATTAAACCCATCGTTTATAAGTACATTCCAGATGGCGATTATCATATTTTCAATGATAACTTCCCAAATATAGTTGTTGACTTTACCAATCAAGAGGATTCTTTGATACATGGTTATAATTACTTTGGCAGCAATAACCAAAAATGGGCTTTCATCtatgatgaaaataaaaaagcttataaaataataagcggTGTACGTTCAGATCTTTTGTTAAGCTGGAATAGTAATGCAGAGCCACAAGAAGTGGTTCTTCGAGCATATACAGAGAGTGGGAGTATGAACCAATATTGGCGCCTAGATCAAGCCAATGACGGATCATACAGACTCAGGAATCTCATTAGCTTTTACAGGTTAATAGCTCTAACTGATGAAGACAGTCCTTATGGAGGTAGAAAACTTATAGTATCAGGTGCTACGGAAAATGGGAACACTTGGTATATCAAAGAAATAGGGAAAGTAGCTGTACCAAATGGAAAGTTTAGAATTGCAACTAAAccgaattataaaaaagtgattGAATCGAATCAAAAtaatgatttgattatttCTGACAATCTAAATCTTGTTACCAGCGAATGGGAACTTAAATACGATTCAAGTAGAAAagcatacaatatatattcttcAGACGTCAATAACTTAGGATggatatatcaaaataaaaaatattttgttaagcTTGGTAATATAGATGGTCCTGACCATGAAAATTGGAGATATTTTTGGACGATTGAATATAACATGCGAAGTGGCTGCTATTTAATAAGAAGTTTACACGCGCCTTCTCATGCAGTGGGTTATGCCTACAATAATTCAGTCATAACTGATACATCAACATACTCCGATAATCAGTTGTTTCATTTTAttccaatttaa